Proteins encoded within one genomic window of Melospiza melodia melodia isolate bMelMel2 chromosome 27, bMelMel2.pri, whole genome shotgun sequence:
- the SYTL1 gene encoding synaptotagmin-like protein 1, whose translation MALQPEELDLSFLTEEERGCIARVLQRDWQLRRREEGRVSKLRKSVSDPARLRSLTGDWFSDARAQRHQHPLGSDLVRASIRRRRRPRGTGELERGPSLEAIDEPLAEDREDEDGALETDASVSHCPGVCLSTIQAKLTVVSSRSSPAKEVQEATEPQPSPPGPAVEGSPGSQPVLQGDSPPREQDSPGDTGGPSLGPSSTEEEEEEEEEPDSAQSSHSAGQRPETPQTDQTPPDPLAPPNGHTPPRLLSSCSSVSSLSSSTLSGSLMSLYSEGELGRVPVRGCVQFSLRYQAAEKELQVHVLRCRQLAEAKKQRSDPYIKTYLLPDKSNRSKRKTAVRKRSLDPVFNETLKYKLEKRDLQGRTLNLSVWHHDSLGRNLFLGEVEVALGTWDWANTRPEWFSLQPRMPIPSDGLASRGSLNLALKFIPAGSEGAGMPPTGELHIWVKDAQGLIPLQSGTVDAFVQCYVLPDDSKASRQKTRVVKRSLNPLFNHTMVYDGFQARDLAEACAEFTLWHHEAFSKRQLGGIRLSLGTGSSYGLPVGWMDSTAEEQSVWQQLLQQPRRWVEALLPLRTDLVPRG comes from the exons atGGCGCTGCAGCCCGAGGAGCTGGACCTGAGCTTCCTGACGGAGGAGGAGCGCGGCTGCATCGCCCGCGTCCTGCAGCGGGACTGGCAGCTCCGTCGGCGGGAGGAGGGCCGCGTCAG CAAACTCCGCAAGTCGGTGTCGGACCCGGCGCGGCTGCGGAGCCTCACCGGGGACTGGTTCAGCGACGCCCGCGCCCAGCGCCACCAGCACCCGCTGGGCTCCGACCTGGTGCGGGCCTCCATCCGCCGCAGGAGGCGGCCCCGGG gaacGGGGGAGCTGGAGCGCGGCCCCAGCCTGGAGGCCATCGATGAGCcgctggcagaggacagggaggatgaggatggtgccTTGGAGACGGACGCGag tgtctcccactgtcctggtgtctgtctgtccaccATCCAGGCCAAACTCACGGTGGTCTCTTCCCGCAGTTCCCCCGCCAAGGAGGTGCAGGAGGCCACGGAGCCCCAG CCCAGCCCCCCCGGCCCGGCTGTGGAGGGGAGCCCGGGGTCACAGCCCGTGCTGCAGGGTGACAGCCCCCCGAGGGAGCAGGACAGCCCAG GTGACACGGGGGGTCCCTCCCTGGGCCCGAGCAgcaccgaggaggaggaggaggaggaggaagagccagactcggcacagagcagccacagcgctgggcag AGACCAGAGACCCCCCAGACGGATCAGACGCCCCCAGACCCACTGGCCCCACCGAACGGCCACACGCCCCCGAGGCTGctgagcagctgctcctctgtgtcCAGCCTCAGCTCCTCCACG CTGAGCGGGAGCCTGATGAGCCTGTACAGCGAGGGGGAGCTGGGCCGGGTGCCCGTGCGGGGCTGCGTGCAGTTCTCCCTGCGCTACCAGGCGGCCGAGAAGGAGCTGCAGGTGCACGTCCTGCGCTGCCGCCAGCTGGCCGAGGCCAAGAAGCAGCGCTCGGACCC GTACATCAAGACCTACCTGCTGCCCGACAAGTCCAACCGCAGCAAACGCAAGACCGCCGTGAGGAAGAGGAGCTTGGACCCCGTCTTCAACGAGACCCTCAAG TACAAGCTGGAGAAGAGGGACCTGCAGGGCCGGACCCTGAACCTGTCCGTGTGGCACCACGACAGCCTGGGCAGGAACCTCTTCCTGGGCGAGGTGGAGGTGGCGCTGGGCACCTGGGACTGGGCCAACACGCGGCCCGAGTGGTTCAGCCTGCAGCCACGG ATGCCCATCCCCTCGGACGGGCTGGCCAGCCGTGGCAGCCTCAACCTGGCACTCAAGTTCATCCCTGCTGGCTCGGAAG GAGCGGGGATGCCGCCCACGGGCGAGCTGCACATCTGGGTGAAGGATGCTCAGGGCCTCATCCCGCTGCAGAGCGGCACCGTGGACGCCTTCGTGCAGTG ctaCGTGCTGCCCGACGACAGCAAGGCCAGCCGGCAGAAGACGCGGGTGGTGAAGCGCAGCCTGAACCCCCTCTTCAACCACACCATGGTGTACGACGGCTTCCAGGCCAGGGACCTGGCCGAGGCCTGCGCCGAGTTCACCCTCTGGCACCACGAGGCCTTCTCCAAACGGCAGCTGGGCGGCATCCGCCTCAGCCTGGGCACCG GCAGCAGCTACGGGCTGCCCGTGGGCTGGATGGACTCCACGGCCGAGGAGCAGAgcgtgtggcagcagctgctgcagcagccccggCGCTGGGTGGAGGCGCTGCTGCCCCTGCGCACCGACCTGGTGCCCCGCGGGTAG